In Mycobacteriales bacterium, a single genomic region encodes these proteins:
- a CDS encoding DNA-binding protein — protein sequence MKLPPLVGAAEIQGMLGVSRQRVQQLINTPNFPRPVYELRMGKVWLRSDIETWMQERKRRAGPA from the coding sequence ATGAAGTTGCCACCGCTGGTCGGAGCCGCCGAGATCCAAGGCATGCTCGGCGTCTCTCGTCAGCGCGTGCAGCAGCTCATCAACACCCCGAACTTCCCGCGGCCGGTGTACGAGCTGCGCATGGGGAAGGTATGGCTTCGCTCCGACATCGAGACGTGGATGCAGGAGCGCAAGAGGAGGGCGGGACCGGCCTAA